In the genome of Flavobacteriaceae bacterium YJPT1-3, the window GGTTTCGAAGATATCGACTTAAAAAAGCTTAGCTTCTTAACTTTTTTTTAATTAGCAGGGCTTTAACATTTCAACAAAGTAATTGAGGATTAACAATTCCTTACCAAGGAGTTTAAACAGAATAGATCAACTTTATGAAAAATATGCATATGAGCACCAAAGAAGAAGAAGAGGTTCATCAGGAAGTCAATGAAGACCTAGCGGCCGAAAAGCACAAGCAAGGGGAATCCAAGTCCTATGGGTCGATATTAAAGGAGCAGTTAGAAGAAGGGGAAGAGACCTACGATAAGAGCGCTGGCCATGTGTTGATGAATTCGCTTACCGCAGGCCTCGAAATCGGCTTTAGCTTCTTTATGCTCTGTGCACTCTTTTATTTTTTAGAGGGCAAGGTCAGCGAGGAGGCCCAATTTAAATACCTTACCTTGGTATATCCCCTAGGCTTCATTTTAGTGGTGCTGGGCAGATCATTACTTTTTACCGAACAAACCTCATTACTTACCTTACCCGTGCTTAATCAAAAGCGAAGCTTTCGCGAACTTATGCGCTTGTGGGGTCTTGTTATTTTGGGCAACCTCATCGGTGGTTATCTCATCGCATTGGTCTTGGTATGGATAGGGCCGATGCTGCATATATACGACAGCGAAACCATTGAAAGCATTGCACATCACATCACCGATTTTCCAGCTTATGTAATTCTAGTGAGTGCCGTACTGGCCGGCTGGTTAATGGGCTTGCTGTCCTGGCTCTGCAGCAGCACGCGCGATACCATCAGTAAAATAGTGATCATCTTTATCATCACCGGGATTATGGCATTCACGGGCTTGCATCACAGTATTGTTGGAAGTATAGAGGTGTTTTCTGGAGTGATCAGTGGGGATACTATTGGCTGGAGCGATTATTTCTCATTCCAGGGAATGGCGTTGCTTGGTAATGCACTAGGAGGTGCGATCTTTGTGGCTTTATTGAGATACCGCGCGTACCAATACAATTCTACGGCAGACCCCGATTGATCCGCAGATTA includes:
- a CDS encoding formate/nitrite transporter family protein encodes the protein MSTKEEEEVHQEVNEDLAAEKHKQGESKSYGSILKEQLEEGEETYDKSAGHVLMNSLTAGLEIGFSFFMLCALFYFLEGKVSEEAQFKYLTLVYPLGFILVVLGRSLLFTEQTSLLTLPVLNQKRSFRELMRLWGLVILGNLIGGYLIALVLVWIGPMLHIYDSETIESIAHHITDFPAYVILVSAVLAGWLMGLLSWLCSSTRDTISKIVIIFIITGIMAFTGLHHSIVGSIEVFSGVISGDTIGWSDYFSFQGMALLGNALGGAIFVALLRYRAYQYNSTADPD